The DNA sequence TAATCATCAGTTTCATGGGTTCCCGTCAGACCATGGCCAGGCAGGTCGAGAGTAATCACCCGATAGTCATCACCAAGAATTTTGACCCAGGGCTCCCACGTATGAAGGGAGGCGTTGGACCCGTGCACCAGAAGAAGAACAGGACCGTCCTTGTTCCCTTCATCGCGATAGTGGGCCGTGGCACCAGAGGGAAGCGTCAGAAAGGTCGAAGCCTCGTTCGCATATTTCGGCAACAATTCTGCGGTGGTTTTGTCAAGAGCGCCCCACATCGCAAAAAGCGCAACAAACGCAACCAGCACCAGCGCAACAAGTCCGCCTAAAAATTTTCCCATCATTTTGTTCGGCCTACCATTTTGGCGACTCCCCCTTGGCGCCATTTTCATCAATCCCCGAACCTTCCGGCCCCGGATCATCTGGCGCGATTACCACATGCTCTGGAAGCCTATCACGGGGTTCTGCCTCGTCCAGCGTGGGGACATTTTCCGGCGTTTCAGCAGGAGTTTCTTCTTCTCTCCTAGCCTCAGCAGGCAGGGTTTGTTGCAGGTCTTCCTCGCCATGTGGTTCCGACGCCGTCGGGGTTGGGGGCACCAGCGCCGCCCGCGCCCCGGCCCGTTTGACGGGCACCTGCCAGTTGAGCGTATCAAACGCGCCGGTCTCCGGCACCACAGGAACCCAGATATGAGACTGATAGCCTTCAGCGACCCAACAAGCATCGGCAGGCGCATGAATGGCGCGGGTGAGCCAGACCTGCGCCGCCGCGGCATGATCTTCCGCCCCTTCCAGCGCACCCATCAACTCGCACACCCGTTGAGTGGGATCGCCAACCAGAAGAGGTTCCAGCGCTTCTCGAGCCGTTTCAAAATCTCGCGCAGCAAGAGCTGCACGTGCCAACACTGTCTGACTTTCACCCGCACCGGGGTTGCGGGCCGCCAGGCCCTTGACCCGACGCAGCCGGTCAAACGGCTTCTCATCTGACACGAGTATCAGATAAACATCCGCAAGATCAGGGTGAGGATGTGTTGCCCAGGCCCGTTCAATGAGACGTCCGGCTTTGCGCGTCTGCCCGGCCTCGCCCAAAAGACGCGCGGCTAGCGCAACAGGCGGCGCAAAAGTCGGTTCCATCTCCACCGCGTCGCTCGCAAGCTGAAGAGCTTTGTCACTTGCCTCGCCATCGGCAAGACTCATCGCCTGTGCCGTCAACAAGACAGCGCGGCGGCGCCTGGCCACATCGCGCGTGAGAAGTTTGACCTGCAGCATTCTGTCGAGTGTCGCCGCCGCTGGTTCGAACTCACCTGCAGCCACCTGTGCGGTGAAAGCTGCCTCTGCCGCCCAAGGCGTATTGGGCCGAAGAGCAAAAGCCTTCTCCGCATAAGCTCGTTCGGCAGCCTTGTTGCCAACACGCCCAGCCTGAACATAAAGACCCCGAAGTCCCAGAAATTCTGTTTCTGAATGGCCCCGCATTTCTTCAAAAAAACGGGTGGCTCCAGCGCTGTCGCCTTTCATCTGCGCGGCCTGGGCTGCAAGCAATAAGGTCATGGCAGGTTCATCGAGCAGCTTATGCGCCTGGCCCGCATAATGATCTGCCTCACGGCTGTCGCCCGCCGCAATTGCAACCATGCCTTTGGAAAGCGCATCATATCCCTTCTTGCGTTTTCGCGTCGCAAGGAAGGAGGTGAAGCCCGCAGGGCTTTTCATAAACGTCGCAAACAAACGATAGCCAAGCACGCCGATGATGGTCGACAGGGAAATAACAAGCAGACCCATCACAAAACTGGTGCGGATTTCATAACCTTGCCACGTGACCGTTACGACACCTGGATGATCCGCCAGCCAGACAGCGGCGGCACACAAAACGGCAATGATCGAGAAAGGAACAAGAACACGCCACATGGGGGCTTACTCCTCGCCTGCGGCGACATGCGCCAATACACGAGCCGACAAGTCCCGCACCAGGAGATCGGTTTGCTGCCGAGCTTCAACATCACCGACCCAGGTCGCAGCGACCTCAGCGGCAGGTCCGGTGAGAAGTTTCGCTTCGCTCAAGGCGCCGGCCAAATCCTCCTGAGCCAACCGTGTTTCAATGCGGGCAACAATTGCTTCAACCGTGTCCCCCTCCACATCGCCCACACGGCGCACCGTGATGATCGAAAGCGCACTGCCAACAATGCGCTCATAAAACGTTTCTCGGCCAGCGCGGCGCTCCGCCGTCAGAAGTGGATCAACAAGATCAGAAAACTCTTGGGTAAGAGAAGCAAAAGACCGAACACCTTTTGGGGCCACCTCTGCAAGAGCGACAACCGCGGGGTCTTCAGGAGCAAGCGCGGC is a window from the Rhodobiaceae bacterium genome containing:
- a CDS encoding putative protoheme IX biogenesis protein; protein product: MWRVLVPFSIIAVLCAAAVWLADHPGVVTVTWQGYEIRTSFVMGLLVISLSTIIGVLGYRLFATFMKSPAGFTSFLATRKRKKGYDALSKGMVAIAAGDSREADHYAGQAHKLLDEPAMTLLLAAQAAQMKGDSAGATRFFEEMRGHSETEFLGLRGLYVQAGRVGNKAAERAYAEKAFALRPNTPWAAEAAFTAQVAAGEFEPAAATLDRMLQVKLLTRDVARRRRAVLLTAQAMSLADGEASDKALQLASDAVEMEPTFAPPVALAARLLGEAGQTRKAGRLIERAWATHPHPDLADVYLILVSDEKPFDRLRRVKGLAARNPGAGESQTVLARAALAARDFETAREALEPLLVGDPTQRVCELMGALEGAEDHAAAAQVWLTRAIHAPADACWVAEGYQSHIWVPVVPETGAFDTLNWQVPVKRAGARAALVPPTPTASEPHGEEDLQQTLPAEARREEETPAETPENVPTLDEAEPRDRLPEHVVIAPDDPGPEGSGIDENGAKGESPKW